A window of Psychromonas sp. CNPT3 contains these coding sequences:
- a CDS encoding thymidylate synthase, which translates to MKQYLDLCKRIVEQGHWIENARTAKRCLTVINADLEYDVGNNKFPMITTRKSFYRSAIAEFLGYIRGYDNAADFRALGTKTWDANANLNKAWLNNPVRKGEDDMGRVYGIQARSWKNHDGSHLDQLKKVVDNLKQGIDDRAEIITFYNPGEFDLGCLRPCMHTHTFSLIGDTLHLTSYQRSCDVPLGLNFNQVQVFTFLALMAQITGKKAGMAYHKIVNAHIYEDQLALMRDVQLTRQPFASPKLIINPKIQSLEDLETWVSMDDFSIEDYQHHDPIKYPFSV; encoded by the coding sequence ATGAAACAATATTTGGATCTCTGCAAACGCATTGTTGAACAAGGTCATTGGATTGAGAATGCGCGCACCGCTAAGCGTTGCTTAACGGTCATTAATGCAGATCTTGAATATGATGTGGGTAATAATAAATTCCCAATGATAACGACGCGTAAAAGCTTTTATCGTTCAGCGATAGCGGAATTTTTAGGTTACATACGTGGCTATGATAATGCTGCTGATTTTAGAGCGTTAGGGACGAAAACGTGGGACGCCAATGCCAACTTAAATAAAGCTTGGCTTAATAACCCAGTGCGTAAAGGCGAGGACGACATGGGCCGCGTTTATGGCATACAAGCGCGTTCGTGGAAAAATCATGATGGTAGCCACTTAGATCAGCTTAAAAAAGTAGTTGATAACCTTAAGCAAGGCATTGATGATCGCGCTGAAATCATCACTTTTTATAATCCGGGTGAATTTGACCTAGGTTGCTTACGTCCTTGCATGCATACCCATACATTTTCATTGATAGGGGACACCTTGCATCTAACGAGTTACCAGCGTTCTTGTGATGTACCCTTGGGGCTTAATTTTAATCAAGTACAAGTGTTTACTTTTTTAGCGTTAATGGCACAGATCACCGGTAAAAAAGCGGGAATGGCATATCATAAAATCGTTAATGCACATATTTACGAAGATCAATTAGCCTTGATGCGTGATGTGCAATTAACGCGTCAACCGTTTGCGTCACCAAAGTTGATTATTAATCCTAAAATACAGAGTTTAGAAGATCTGGAAACGTGGGTGAGCATGGATGATTTTAGCATTGAAGATTATCAACACCATGATCCGATAAAATATCCCTTTTCAGTGTGA
- a CDS encoding ABC-F family ATPase — protein MISTSNITMQFGPEPLFENISAKFGNGHRYGLIGANGCGKSTFMKILSGELTPSSGNISITPGFKVGTLSQDQFAFEEYSVIDTVIMGDTALWKVKQERDSIYAQAEMSDADGMRVGDLESQFAEMDGYSAESRAGEILLEAGIEESFHYGLMQQVAPGWKLRVLLAQALFANPEILLLDEPTNNLDIHTISWLEEELNKRKCTMIIISHDRHFLNAVCTHMADIDYGELRIYPGNYEFFLAQSSLLREQLLSGNAKKVAEIEELQDFVNRFGANASKAKQASSRAKKMDKIKLDEVKSSSRISPNISFDAGKKMHRQALILENIGHGFDGEMLFEKGEMILEAGAKLAIIGENGVGKTTLLRCLVNELQSQEGVVKWSENATIGYCPQDSGKMFDNDLNIMDWMSQWRRACHSDLMVRGMLGRLLFSDDDANKKAKNCSGGEKNRLLFGMLMMSDLNVLIMDEPTNHMDMEAIEALNGALKLFEGTLIVVSHDREFISSLATRIIDIKDKKIVDFQGTLDEYLASESEAKKIA, from the coding sequence TTGATCTCAACCTCTAATATCACTATGCAATTTGGCCCAGAGCCTTTGTTTGAAAATATATCGGCTAAATTTGGTAACGGACATCGTTATGGTTTAATTGGTGCAAATGGCTGTGGTAAATCTACCTTTATGAAGATCCTGAGCGGTGAATTAACACCCTCTTCAGGCAATATATCCATTACACCGGGGTTTAAAGTCGGAACATTAAGCCAAGATCAATTTGCATTTGAAGAGTATAGCGTGATTGATACCGTGATAATGGGCGATACGGCGTTATGGAAAGTAAAACAAGAGCGTGACAGTATTTATGCTCAAGCTGAAATGAGCGATGCTGATGGCATGCGTGTTGGCGATTTAGAGAGCCAGTTTGCAGAAATGGACGGATACAGCGCAGAAAGTCGCGCCGGTGAGATTTTACTCGAAGCGGGTATTGAAGAGTCATTTCATTACGGATTAATGCAACAAGTCGCGCCAGGTTGGAAACTACGTGTGTTACTTGCACAGGCGCTGTTTGCAAACCCTGAAATATTATTACTCGATGAGCCTACCAATAACCTTGATATTCATACTATTAGCTGGTTAGAAGAAGAATTAAATAAACGTAAATGTACAATGATCATCATCTCCCATGATAGACACTTTTTAAATGCAGTGTGTACGCATATGGCTGATATTGATTACGGCGAACTGCGTATTTACCCAGGTAATTATGAATTCTTTTTAGCACAATCAAGTTTGTTACGCGAGCAACTGCTTTCTGGCAATGCGAAGAAAGTCGCTGAAATTGAAGAGTTACAAGACTTTGTTAACCGTTTTGGTGCTAATGCATCCAAGGCAAAACAAGCGAGCTCACGTGCTAAAAAAATGGATAAAATTAAACTTGATGAGGTTAAGTCGTCAAGTCGTATTAGCCCTAATATTAGTTTTGATGCCGGTAAAAAAATGCATCGCCAAGCCTTGATATTAGAAAACATCGGCCATGGCTTTGATGGTGAGATGTTGTTTGAAAAAGGTGAAATGATATTAGAAGCCGGTGCTAAGCTTGCTATTATTGGTGAAAATGGCGTGGGTAAAACAACGCTGTTACGTTGCCTCGTTAATGAACTTCAAAGCCAAGAAGGCGTGGTTAAATGGTCTGAAAATGCCACGATTGGTTACTGCCCACAAGACAGTGGAAAGATGTTTGATAATGACTTAAATATCATGGATTGGATGTCACAGTGGCGCCGTGCATGTCATAGTGACCTGATGGTACGTGGCATGTTAGGCCGTTTATTATTCAGTGATGATGATGCTAATAAGAAAGCAAAAAACTGCTCTGGTGGTGAAAAGAATCGTCTGTTATTTGGTATGTTAATGATGTCAGATCTTAATGTATTGATCATGGATGAGCCAACTAACCATATGGACATGGAAGCCATTGAAGCATTAAATGGTGCGTTGAAACTTTTTGAAGGCACATTGATTGTCGTGAGCCACGATCGTGAATTTATATCATCGCTCGCAACACGTATTATTGATATCAAAGATAAAAAAATAGTCGATTTCCAAGGTACGTTAGATGAGTACCTTGCCAGTGAAAGCGAAGCAAAAAAAATCGCTTAG
- a CDS encoding chemotaxis protein CheX encodes MNSEFVNPFLSSFINVLQTMAQIEIKPGRPSLKKNAVAHGDVSGLIGMVGATAKGSFALSFDEKLALNVFRLMVGDTLDKIDDDIIDMVGEITNMVAGGAKRQLGEKGFEFDMATPIVVSGISHTIKHQVDGVKVLMPFSSEHGNAFLEICFNE; translated from the coding sequence ATGAATTCAGAATTTGTAAATCCTTTCCTATCTTCTTTTATTAATGTGTTGCAAACCATGGCACAAATAGAGATTAAACCCGGCAGACCTAGCCTTAAAAAAAATGCAGTAGCACACGGTGATGTGTCGGGCTTGATCGGTATGGTTGGCGCAACCGCCAAAGGATCTTTTGCCCTGAGTTTTGATGAAAAATTAGCGCTCAATGTTTTTCGCTTAATGGTCGGCGATACGCTCGATAAAATTGACGATGATATTATCGATATGGTGGGTGAGATCACCAACATGGTAGCAGGTGGTGCAAAACGTCAATTGGGTGAAAAAGGTTTTGAGTTTGATATGGCAACACCCATTGTGGTGTCTGGCATTTCACATACCATTAAGCATCAAGTGGATGGCGTTAAAGTATTAATGCCTTTTAGCTCTGAGCATGGTAACGCTTTTCTTGAAATTTGTTTTAACGAATAA
- a CDS encoding transcriptional repressor produces the protein MPDLLMLRAQKICAQKKLRFTPNRQYVFQLMAKQKGAISAYDLLEKLKLHDTKAQPPTIYRALDFLLENHFIHRVESINAYLMCDHFGCEHPMQLLICDQCKNVIALSDPVIDDAFLAQAKQSGFKIANKVLEAHGICYNCLTH, from the coding sequence ATGCCCGATTTATTAATGCTACGCGCACAAAAAATTTGTGCACAAAAAAAATTGCGTTTTACGCCTAATCGACAATATGTTTTCCAATTAATGGCAAAACAAAAAGGCGCTATCAGTGCCTATGATTTATTAGAGAAACTCAAGTTACATGATACCAAGGCACAACCTCCGACGATTTACCGAGCCTTAGATTTTTTATTAGAAAATCACTTTATTCACCGCGTTGAATCTATCAACGCTTATTTAATGTGTGATCATTTTGGTTGCGAACATCCCATGCAACTGCTAATTTGTGATCAATGTAAAAACGTGATCGCACTAAGCGATCCTGTGATCGATGACGCATTTTTAGCGCAAGCTAAACAATCTGGCTTTAAAATCGCCAATAAAGTACTAGAAGCGCACGGTATTTGCTATAACTGTCTTACGCATTGA
- a CDS encoding TerB family tellurite resistance protein, whose product MIKKLTAYLASILQVEAETAKPDSRLAIASLLCAVAYADHDTSDAERSAIKQSLMRLLKVDESEVKMVMQIAEQEMLESNSIFDFTSMLSELDQSARLDVIEMMWSIAYADDHLGEIEEAIIRRVAGLIYVSHSEFIRLKLKVLNVK is encoded by the coding sequence TTGATAAAAAAATTAACGGCGTATTTAGCATCAATATTACAAGTTGAAGCAGAGACCGCGAAGCCAGACAGTCGTCTTGCTATCGCCTCATTACTTTGTGCGGTCGCATATGCGGATCATGACACCTCTGATGCAGAGCGATCAGCGATCAAGCAAAGTTTAATGCGCTTATTAAAGGTTGATGAGTCTGAAGTTAAAATGGTGATGCAAATAGCAGAGCAGGAGATGCTAGAATCTAATTCTATTTTTGATTTTACCTCAATGCTCAGTGAGTTAGATCAATCGGCAAGGCTTGATGTTATTGAAATGATGTGGTCTATCGCTTATGCAGATGATCATCTTGGTGAGATTGAAGAGGCTATTATTCGCCGCGTTGCAGGGTTAATTTATGTCTCTCATAGTGAGTTTATTCGTCTTAAATTAAAAGTATTAAACGTGAAGTGA
- a CDS encoding thiol:disulfide interchange protein DsbA/DsbL → MKFKTLFCSLILLFFISACSETEIPVEGKQYQQLPKALNSEQFAPITEVFSLNCGHCRKMENIIPVLQKMLGQDIAKMHIVFNPSAKISAMFYYAAELQTGNTPDHQFMLDLFSATQMPKESTQEQRIDAMNKVFTSRGLISPLNYDEAQINTLLKRVEEITQLSVQSKINAVPTFIVKGKYQVITSGHDTTEKVAATIKYLLEK, encoded by the coding sequence ATGAAATTTAAAACTCTTTTTTGCAGCTTGATCCTACTTTTTTTTATTAGTGCGTGCAGTGAAACAGAAATCCCCGTTGAAGGTAAACAGTATCAACAATTACCGAAGGCCTTAAATAGCGAACAGTTCGCACCGATCACCGAAGTGTTTTCGCTCAATTGTGGGCATTGTCGTAAGATGGAAAATATCATACCTGTATTACAAAAAATGCTAGGCCAAGATATTGCTAAAATGCATATTGTTTTTAACCCATCAGCGAAAATATCGGCCATGTTTTATTACGCAGCTGAACTACAAACGGGTAATACACCGGATCATCAGTTCATGCTTGATCTTTTTAGTGCAACACAAATGCCCAAAGAAAGTACGCAAGAGCAGAGAATCGATGCAATGAATAAAGTGTTTACATCACGAGGACTTATAAGCCCACTTAATTACGATGAAGCACAAATAAACACATTATTAAAACGTGTTGAGGAGATCACGCAATTATCAGTGCAATCAAAAATTAATGCAGTGCCCACGTTTATTGTCAAGGGTAAATACCAAGTGATCACATCAGGTCATGATACAACTGAAAAAGTAGCTGCGACGATAAAATATTTACTCGAAAAATAA
- the gorA gene encoding glutathione-disulfide reductase, which translates to MTENNYDFDYICIGGGSGGIASANRAAMHGKKVAIIEAVALGGTCVNVGCVPKKAMWYAGQIADALRYAPDYGFDAPLKKFSWEKLIKSRDAYIGRIHQSYDRNLANNNVTVIKGFATFIDDHCIEVNGEKLRAPHISIATGGRPIVPSIPGAELGITSDGFFALRSQPERVAVVGAGYIAVEIAGVFNALHSETHLLCRKHTVLRSFDSMLSSTLVEVMQTEGPTLHTHSTPKSVTKNDDGSLTLHLENAPSLTVDCIIWAIGRSPATDNIGLENTQIKLDKNNFISVDKYQNTNVSGIYALGDNTGELQLTPVAIKAGRMLAERLFNGQVDAHLDATLVPTVVFSHPPIGTIGLTQEEAKAQYGEDNLTVYSSQFTSMYTALTEHRQPTRMKLVCAGENQRVVGLHCIGFASDEILQGFGVAMKMGATKADFDSCIAIHPTSAEEFVTLK; encoded by the coding sequence ATGACAGAAAATAATTATGACTTCGATTATATTTGTATTGGTGGTGGCAGTGGTGGTATTGCTTCGGCAAATAGAGCCGCTATGCATGGCAAAAAAGTTGCGATCATTGAAGCTGTCGCACTCGGCGGAACCTGCGTTAATGTTGGCTGCGTCCCTAAAAAAGCAATGTGGTATGCCGGACAAATTGCCGATGCACTACGCTACGCACCGGATTATGGTTTTGATGCTCCCTTGAAAAAATTTAGCTGGGAAAAATTAATTAAAAGTCGTGATGCTTACATTGGGCGTATTCACCAATCCTATGATCGTAATCTTGCCAATAACAATGTTACAGTGATCAAAGGCTTTGCGACATTTATTGATGATCATTGCATTGAAGTTAATGGCGAGAAGCTACGTGCACCCCATATCAGCATTGCAACCGGTGGGCGCCCTATCGTGCCTTCTATCCCAGGGGCTGAGCTAGGTATTACTTCCGATGGATTTTTTGCTCTACGCTCACAACCGGAACGTGTTGCTGTTGTTGGCGCGGGTTATATTGCAGTTGAAATTGCAGGTGTCTTTAATGCTCTGCACAGTGAAACGCACCTATTATGTCGTAAACACACTGTGTTACGTAGCTTTGATAGCATGTTGTCATCCACGCTAGTTGAAGTAATGCAAACAGAAGGTCCGACGCTGCATACTCACAGCACACCAAAGTCAGTCACTAAAAATGATGACGGTAGTTTAACGCTGCACCTTGAAAACGCCCCCTCATTAACGGTTGACTGTATTATCTGGGCCATCGGCCGAAGCCCTGCAACCGATAATATCGGTCTTGAAAATACCCAAATCAAACTTGATAAAAACAATTTTATTAGTGTTGATAAGTATCAAAATACCAATGTTTCTGGCATTTATGCACTCGGTGATAATACCGGTGAATTACAATTAACGCCGGTTGCTATAAAAGCGGGACGCATGCTTGCAGAGCGTCTCTTTAATGGTCAAGTCGATGCGCACTTAGATGCCACTTTGGTGCCTACCGTTGTATTTAGTCATCCGCCTATTGGCACCATTGGTTTAACACAAGAAGAAGCGAAGGCGCAATACGGTGAAGATAATTTAACGGTTTATAGTTCGCAATTTACCAGTATGTACACAGCCCTTACAGAGCATCGCCAGCCAACACGCATGAAATTAGTTTGTGCAGGTGAAAATCAACGCGTTGTAGGTTTGCATTGTATTGGTTTTGCATCAGATGAGATCTTACAAGGATTTGGTGTTGCCATGAAAATGGGCGCAACAAAAGCTGATTTTGATAGCTGTATTGCAATTCACCCCACCAGCGCTGAAGAATTTGTCACCCTAAAATAA